The proteins below are encoded in one region of Triticum aestivum cultivar Chinese Spring chromosome 1B, IWGSC CS RefSeq v2.1, whole genome shotgun sequence:
- the LOC123103647 gene encoding PH, RCC1 and FYVE domains-containing protein 1: MYTKGPQLDVLRASISSAPSTSSHGSAQDDCDSLGDVYVWGEVVCDNSARTSSDTVIRSTGKTDFLLPKPLESSLVLDVYHVDCGVRHASLVTRNGEVFTWGEDSGGRLGHGTREDSVHPRLVESLAACNIDFVACGEFHTCAVTTTGELYTWGDGTHNVGLLGHGTDVGHWIPRRISGPLEGLQIAYVSCGTWHTALITSMGQLFTFGDGSFGVLGHGDVKSISCPREVESLSGLKTIAVACGVWHTAAIVEVIVTQSSATVSAGKLFTWGDGDKHRLGHGDKEARLKPTCVASLIDYDFYRVACGHSLTVGLTTSGKVWTMGNSVYGQLGNLNSDGRPCLVEDKIASEHVLQIACGSYHVAVLTSRSEVFTWGKGANGRLGHGDIEDRKVPTTVEALRDRAVRHIACGANFTAAICLHKWVSGADQSQCSSCRQPFGFTRKRHNCYNCGLVHCNACTSRKALRAALAPSPGKLHRVCDSCYSKLKNASTSANKKDLALGESNGEARVGRSVLSSNMDMIRSLDSKAAKQGKKTDALSFLRNPQVSSLLQLRDIAFSGGADLNRPAVPRAARTPAARSVTSSRAVSPFSRRSSPPRSTTPVPTTHGLSLSKSATDNLVKANELLSQEVERLRAQVDSLRNRCDHHELELHKSAKKVQEAMTLVAEESAKSKAAKEVIKSLTAQLKDMAERLPPEHGAYDFNEAKQVHGPNGIEPHVATYSSMNGKVHQARNELLNAASPNSGRSPHSNGGITNQHKLLGNISENSEGSTHSLRITSPHGPDRPHRRAHSNSDEMLSASSRTDDNVSIDARSLQNGEDGYKPRGTISISSNQVQAEWIEQYEPGVYITLTTLRDGTRDLKRVRFSRRRFGEHQAENWWNENREKVYEKYNVRSSERVSSAASTRSAY, translated from the exons ATGTACACAAAGGGGCCGCAGTTGGATGTTCTTAGAGCAAGCATCTCTAGTGCCCCTAGCACATCCAGCCATGGTTCTGCACAAGATGACTGTGACTCCTTAGGTGATGTCTATGTGTGGGGTGAAGTTGTCTGTGACAACTCTGCACGAACAAGTTCCGACACTGTAATCAGATCAACTGGGAAGACTGATTTCCTGCTCCCAAAGCCGTTGGAGTCCAGTTTAGTCCTTGATGTGTACCATGTGGATTGTGGGGTCAGGCATGCCTCGTTGGTGACGAGAAATGGAGAAGTTTTTACATGGGGTGAAGATTCCGGAGGCCGCCTTGGCCATGGAACACGGGAAGATTCTGTGCACCCTCGTCTCGTCGAGTCTTTAGCAGCTTGCAACATAGATTTTGTTGCCTGTGGGGAGTTTCATACCTGTGCTGTGACAACGACGGGCGAGCTTTATACCTGGGGTGATGGAACTCACAATGTTGGACTTCTGGGACATGGTACTGATGTAGGACACTGGATACCTAGGAGGATTTCTGGGCCACTGGAAGGTCTCCAAATTGCCTATGTTTCCTGCGGGACCTGGCATACGGCCTTGATTACATCGATGGGCCAGCTGTTCACCTTTGGAGATGGTTCATTTGGGGTGTTAGGCCATGGAGATGTGAAGAGCATTTCGTGTCCGAGGGAGGTAGAGTCACTGTCAGGCCTGAAAACAATTGCAGTTGCATGCGGTGTATGGCACACTGCAGCCATTGTAGAGGTCATCGTCACTCAGTCCAGCGCAACCGTGTCTGCTGGGAAGCTATTCACATGGGGAGACGGCGACAAGCATCGACTCGGTCACGGTGATAAGGAGGCACGGCTTAAGCCTACCTGTGTGGCTTCCCTTATTGACTATGATTTTTACAGGGTGGCATGTGGCCACAGCCTCACCGTAGGCTTGACAACTTCTGGGAAAGTGTGGACCATGGGTAATTCTGTTTATGGCCAGCTCGGGAATCTGAATTCAGATGGGAGGCCATGTTTGGTTGAAGATAAGATTGCGAGTGAGCATGTTCTCCAGATCGCTTGTGGTTCCTACCATGTTGCGGTTTTGACAAGTAGAAGTGAGGTGTTTACATGGGGCAAAGGAGCTAATGGGAGATTGGGCCATGGAGATATAGAGGACCGAAAAGTACCCACAACGGTCGAGGCATTGAGAGACAGAGCTGTTAGGCACATAGCCTGCGGTGCAAACTTCACTGCTGCTATATGCCTGCACAAATGGGTTTCTGGAGCCGATCAGTCCCAGTGCTCCTCGTGCCGGCAGCCATTCGGGTTTACCCGAAAGAGGCATAACTGCTATAACTGTGGACTTGTCCACTGTAATGCATGCACCTCACGGAAGGCGTTGAGGGCGGCATTGGCTCCTAGTCCGGGGAAACTGCATCGTGTTTGTGATTCCTGCTACTCCAAGTTAAAGAATGCCTCTACTTCAGCTAATAAGAAAGACCTTGCTCTAGGTGAAAGCAATGGAGAAGCTAGAGTAGGAAGATCCGTCCTCTCTAGTAATATGGACATGATTAGAAGTTTGGACAGTAAGGCAGCAAAACAGGGGAAGAAGACTGATGCACTGTCTTTTCTCCGGAACCCTCAAGTTAGCTCGCTGCTGCAGCTGAGAGATATCGCTTTCTCCGGTGGCGCGGATCTCAACAGACCAGCGGTTCCGAGAGCAGCGCGAACGCCAGCGGCCCGGTCAGTAACCAGTTCAAGAGCCGTTTCCCCTTTCTCTCGCAGGTCTAGCCCGCCACGTTCTACAACACCAGTTCCAACAACTCATGGCCTTTCTCTCTCGAAAAGTGCCACCGATAATCTGGTGAAAGCAAATGAGCTCTTGAGCCAGGAAGTTGAGAGGCTGCGTGCGCAG GTTGACAGCCTGAGAAATCGCTGTGACCATCATGAACTTGAGCTGCATAAGTCAGCCAAGAAAGTACAGGAGGCCATGACACTGGTTGCAGAGGAGTCTGCAAAATCCAAAGCTGCAAAGGAAGTTATAAAATCTCTAACGGCACAG CTGAAGGACATGGCTGAGAGGTTACCACCAGAACATGGAGCTTATGATTTCAATGAAGCAAAGCAAGTACATGGTCCAAATGGCATCGAGCCACATGTTGCTACCTACTCTAGCATGAATGGAAAAGTTCACCAAGCAAGGAATGAGTTGCTCAATGCAGCTAGTCCAAACTCTGGACGATCGCCACATTCAAATGGAGGAATCACAAATCAACACAAATTATTAGGCAATATTAGTGAAAATAGTGAAGGCAGCACTCACAGCCTTAGAATTACCAGTCCTCACGGACCGGATCGCCCTCATCGAAGAGCCCACAGCAATAGTGATGAGATGCTGTCTGCAAGTAGCAGAACTGATGATAATGTTAGCATAGATGCTAGGTCTCTTCAAAATGGTGAGGACGGATACAAGCCTCGAGGGACAATATCAATATCCAGCAACCAAGTACAGGCCGAGTGGATCGAGCAGTATGAACCAGGTGTTTACATAACGCTCACGACCCTCCGCGACGGGACTCGGGATCTGAAGAGGGTTCGCTTCAG CCGTAGGCGCTTTGGAGAGCATCAGGCTGAAAATTGGTGGAACGAGAACCGTGAGAAAGTGTACGAGAAGTACAACGTGAGGAGCTCCGAACGGGTCTCGTCGGCAGCCTCGACCCGGTCGGCCTATTAG
- the LOC123103640 gene encoding PH, RCC1 and FYVE domains-containing protein 1: MDGTVQTPSGTVPRVAAHPSVNGNGAARHLHDEWLEEYEAGVFMKLKDLGDGTRELMRVRFSKTRFGEHQAENWWKENREKVYERYNVRTSQRASSAASTHSA, from the exons ATGGATGGAACAGTGCAGACTCCAAGCGGCACCGTGCCACGTGTTGCTGCCCACCCTAGCGTGAACGGCAACGGCGCTGCCAGGCACTTGCATGATGAATGGCTGGAAGAGTATGAAGCTGGCGTTTTCATGAAGCTGAAGGACCTCGGTGATGGCACTCGTGAGCTGATGAGGGTTCGGTTCAG CAAAACGCGCTTTGGGGAGCATCAGGCTGAGAATTGGTGGAAAGAGAATCGCGAGAAGGTTTATGAGCGATACAACGTGAGGACCTCCCAACGAGCGTCGTCAGCAGCCTCGACCCACTCGGCCTAA